A single window of Rhizobium sp. SL42 DNA harbors:
- the gpt gene encoding xanthine phosphoribosyltransferase: MSLPDKAFPVSWDQFHRDARALAWRLAGLGQEFRAIVCITRGGLVPAAIISRELNIRLIETVCVASYHDYVNQGEMNLLKGITPELMTDGGAGVLVVDDLTDTGKTALEVRAMMPKAHFACVYAKPKGVPTIDTFVTEVSQDTWIYFPWDMGFTYQEPIAKGSKG; encoded by the coding sequence ATGTCTCTTCCCGATAAAGCCTTTCCCGTATCCTGGGACCAGTTCCACCGCGATGCCCGTGCGCTTGCCTGGCGCCTTGCCGGTCTCGGCCAGGAGTTCCGTGCCATCGTCTGCATCACCCGCGGCGGCCTGGTGCCGGCGGCGATCATCTCGCGCGAACTCAATATCCGCCTGATCGAGACGGTCTGCGTCGCCTCCTATCATGACTATGTCAACCAGGGCGAAATGAACCTCCTGAAGGGCATCACGCCCGAACTGATGACCGATGGCGGCGCAGGCGTGCTCGTCGTCGACGACCTGACCGACACCGGCAAGACGGCGCTTGAAGTGCGCGCGATGATGCCCAAGGCACATTTCGCCTGCGTCTATGCCAAGCCGAAGGGCGTGCCGACCATCGATACCTTCGTCACCGAAGTCTCGCAGGACACCTGGATCTATTTCCCCTGGGACATGGGCTTCACCTACCAGGAGCCGATCGCCAAGGGCTCGAAGGGCTGA
- a CDS encoding universal stress protein, whose translation MGYRTLLAILDTPNTTKQVTDFAVALANQFQSHVIGAHAEAIAMVPLVAPMEIPDPATIQALQDMAHQETESVEALFRSIAVREGLSHEWRSFVTSAGLNSAALIDSARSTDLVVAPQGEHGLLSESRAELESFLFESGRPVLLVPHILKAPKPIKRVMVAWNGSREAARATFDALPFLKAADEVEVFSVDPPENSIQTAAVAGAEIASTLARHGVKVTVATSEQSGLSPAMAIENRLSDSSIDLLVMGAYGNKRWWEVLFGGVTRTVLDSMTALTLLSR comes from the coding sequence ATGGGTTATCGTACACTTCTTGCCATATTGGACACGCCGAACACGACGAAGCAGGTCACCGATTTTGCGGTGGCGCTCGCCAACCAGTTTCAGTCACACGTGATCGGCGCGCATGCCGAAGCGATTGCCATGGTGCCGCTGGTGGCGCCGATGGAAATTCCCGATCCGGCCACCATCCAGGCGCTGCAGGACATGGCGCATCAGGAAACAGAAAGCGTCGAGGCGCTGTTCCGCTCGATCGCGGTGCGCGAGGGCCTGTCGCATGAATGGCGCAGCTTCGTCACGTCGGCGGGCCTCAATTCCGCCGCCCTGATCGACAGCGCCCGCTCCACCGATCTGGTCGTCGCGCCGCAGGGCGAACACGGGCTCCTGTCGGAATCGCGCGCCGAGCTCGAAAGCTTCCTGTTCGAGAGCGGCCGCCCGGTGCTGCTGGTGCCGCATATCCTCAAGGCTCCCAAGCCGATAAAGCGGGTTATGGTCGCCTGGAACGGCTCGCGCGAAGCGGCGCGCGCCACCTTCGATGCCCTGCCTTTCCTCAAGGCGGCCGACGAGGTCGAGGTGTTCAGCGTCGATCCACCGGAAAACAGCATCCAGACGGCCGCCGTCGCCGGTGCCGAGATCGCCTCCACCCTTGCCCGCCACGGCGTCAAGGTGACCGTTGCCACGTCCGAACAAAGCGGACTGTCGCCAGCCATGGCGATTGAAAACCGGCTGTCGGACAGTTCAATCGACCTGCTGGTCATGGGCGCCTACGGCAACAAGCGCTGGTGGGAAGTGCTGTTCGGCGGCGTTACCCGCACGGTGCTCGATTCGATGACCGCACTGACGCTGCTGTCGCGCTGA
- a CDS encoding competence/damage-inducible protein A: protein MSPTIKTAGMLAIGDELLSGRTKDKNIGHLADLLTVAGIDLKEVRIVADEEDAIVEAVNALRQRYDYVFTSGGIGPTHDDITADSVSRAFGVPCVHDPDAMMLLGNMYAARNMDFTEARQRMARMPQGARHIPNPVSTAPGFIIGNVHVMAGVPQVFQAMIAHVVDSLPTGTKVLTRAIVCPFGEGDIGTLLGQIQKAHPLTSIGSYPQFDGKRFSTELLVRARDATALDAAAADVAIMVAQIAAEKDALAKRDLGTGEVA from the coding sequence ATGAGCCCCACGATCAAGACCGCCGGCATGCTCGCCATCGGCGACGAACTTTTGTCCGGCCGGACCAAGGACAAGAATATCGGCCATCTCGCCGATCTGCTGACCGTTGCCGGCATCGACCTGAAAGAGGTCCGGATCGTCGCCGACGAGGAAGACGCCATCGTCGAGGCGGTCAATGCGCTGCGCCAGCGCTATGACTATGTCTTCACCTCCGGCGGTATCGGCCCGACCCATGACGACATCACCGCCGACAGCGTCTCCCGGGCCTTCGGCGTGCCGTGCGTGCATGATCCGGATGCGATGATGCTGCTCGGCAACATGTATGCGGCGCGCAACATGGATTTCACCGAAGCGCGGCAACGCATGGCCCGCATGCCGCAGGGCGCCCGCCATATTCCCAATCCGGTGTCGACCGCTCCCGGTTTCATCATCGGCAATGTCCATGTCATGGCCGGCGTGCCTCAGGTCTTCCAGGCGATGATCGCGCATGTGGTCGACAGCCTGCCGACCGGCACCAAGGTGCTGACCCGCGCCATCGTCTGCCCGTTCGGCGAAGGCGATATCGGCACGCTGCTCGGCCAGATCCAGAAAGCGCATCCGCTGACCTCGATCGGTTCCTATCCGCAATTCGACGGCAAGCGCTTTTCGACCGAGCTTCTGGTGCGCGCCCGCGACGCGACGGCGCTGGATGCCGCCGCCGCCGATGTCGCGATCATGGTGGCGCAAATCGCGGCGGAGAAGGATGCATTGGCAAAGCGCGATCTCGGAACCGGCGAGGTCGCCTGA
- the wrbA gene encoding NAD(P)H:quinone oxidoreductase type IV, whose product MAKVLVLYYSSYGHIETMAYAVAEGAKSAGADVTVKRVPELVPEEVAKSSHFKMDQKAEIATVDELASYDAIIVGAGTRFGTVASQMRNFWDQTGGLWFNGKLVGKLGSTFTSSATQHGGQESTILGFIPTFLHHGMVVAGLPYAFQGQMGVEAVKGGSPYGASTITDGDGSRQPSDIELEAARYQGAHVAKLAAKLA is encoded by the coding sequence ATGGCTAAGGTTCTGGTTCTCTACTATTCGTCCTACGGTCACATTGAAACCATGGCTTATGCCGTTGCCGAAGGCGCCAAGTCGGCCGGCGCCGACGTCACCGTCAAGCGCGTTCCGGAACTGGTTCCGGAAGAGGTCGCCAAATCCTCGCATTTCAAGATGGACCAGAAGGCCGAAATTGCAACGGTGGACGAACTGGCAAGCTACGACGCGATCATCGTGGGCGCGGGCACCCGCTTCGGCACCGTCGCCTCGCAGATGCGCAATTTCTGGGACCAGACCGGTGGCCTGTGGTTCAACGGCAAGCTGGTCGGCAAGCTCGGCTCGACCTTCACCTCGTCGGCGACCCAGCATGGCGGCCAGGAATCAACCATTCTCGGCTTCATCCCGACCTTCCTCCATCACGGCATGGTCGTCGCGGGCCTGCCTTACGCCTTCCAGGGCCAGATGGGCGTTGAAGCGGTCAAGGGTGGCTCGCCTTATGGCGCGTCGACGATCACCGATGGTGACGGCTCGCGCCAGCCTTCGGACATCGAACTCGAGGCCGCCAGGTACCAGGGGGCGCATGTTGCCAAGCTGGCCGCGAAGCTGGCCTGA
- a CDS encoding PilZ domain-containing protein, translated as MEQERRDVPRTRALKAGRAILDGGNSTFDCMVRNLSQAGAKVQFESTADIPADFRLRFEDGTTHDCHVRWRTPRELGVEFTDRKIN; from the coding sequence ATGGAACAGGAACGAAGAGACGTACCCCGCACCCGCGCGCTCAAGGCCGGTCGCGCCATACTGGATGGCGGCAATTCGACCTTTGACTGCATGGTGCGCAACCTGTCGCAAGCCGGCGCCAAGGTGCAGTTCGAATCGACGGCCGATATTCCCGCCGATTTCCGCCTGCGCTTTGAAGACGGCACCACCCATGACTGCCATGTACGCTGGCGAACGCCACGCGAACTGGGCGTCGAATTCACCGATCGCAAGATCAACTGA
- a CDS encoding TrkH family potassium uptake protein, with the protein MNTNLLRTLVYIAALCGLYLSTAMLVPAMVDLYYRDDNWSVFTVSAAMVGGISLTAAMATRGPPPTFTKRMGFLLVNVLWAVFSIVGAIPLYFADLDLTFAQALFESISGITTTGSTVLGGLDNTAPGILMWRSLLAWLGGIGIVALGLFVLPFLRVGGMSFFKMESSDTGDKPFARLATFTRAFMAVYVGITLACIIAYDFAGMSHFDAINHAFSTVATAGFSTHDMSFAFFDSHSILWISTFFMTVCSLPFSILIVFVLRGRLDALRDPQILVFIAYLCGFALAGGIYNHLRNGIDLPNALTHSFFNFASILSTTGFASEDYTLWGPFAVTAAFFATFMGGCSGSTAGGIKAYRFVILFNLIVTGLKKLIYPNAVYSVRYGNQTVDADTQRAVFLFFAAYIFIWVIGSMGMSLAGYDFATSTSAVITALSNVGPGIGPLIGPVGNFAMMNDPELYILSLAMLLGRLEVLTVLVLLVPIFWRS; encoded by the coding sequence TTGAACACCAATCTCCTGCGCACCCTGGTCTACATCGCCGCGCTCTGCGGCCTCTATCTGTCGACCGCAATGCTGGTGCCGGCGATGGTCGACCTCTATTATCGCGACGACAACTGGTCGGTATTCACCGTCTCGGCGGCGATGGTCGGCGGCATTTCGCTGACGGCGGCAATGGCGACGCGCGGGCCACCGCCGACCTTTACCAAGCGCATGGGCTTCCTGCTGGTCAACGTGCTCTGGGCCGTCTTCTCTATTGTCGGCGCGATCCCGCTCTATTTTGCCGACCTCGACCTGACCTTCGCCCAGGCGCTGTTCGAATCGATTTCCGGCATCACCACGACCGGTTCCACCGTATTGGGCGGTCTAGACAACACCGCGCCGGGCATCTTGATGTGGCGATCGCTGCTCGCCTGGCTCGGCGGTATCGGCATCGTGGCGCTTGGCCTTTTCGTGCTGCCCTTCCTGCGTGTCGGCGGCATGTCCTTCTTCAAGATGGAATCGTCGGATACTGGCGACAAGCCTTTCGCGCGATTGGCCACCTTCACCCGCGCGTTCATGGCGGTCTATGTCGGGATCACGCTCGCCTGCATCATCGCCTATGATTTCGCAGGCATGAGCCATTTCGATGCAATCAATCATGCCTTTTCGACCGTGGCGACGGCGGGCTTTTCGACCCACGACATGTCGTTCGCCTTCTTCGATAGCCATTCCATCTTGTGGATCTCGACCTTCTTCATGACGGTTTGCAGCCTGCCTTTCTCGATCCTGATCGTTTTCGTGTTGCGCGGGCGGCTGGACGCCCTGCGCGATCCGCAGATCCTGGTCTTCATCGCCTATCTATGCGGCTTTGCGCTTGCCGGCGGTATCTACAACCACCTTCGAAACGGTATCGACCTGCCGAACGCGCTCACCCATTCCTTCTTCAACTTCGCCTCGATCCTGTCGACCACAGGCTTTGCCAGCGAAGACTACACACTCTGGGGTCCGTTTGCCGTCACCGCCGCCTTTTTCGCCACCTTCATGGGCGGCTGCTCGGGCTCGACCGCCGGCGGCATCAAGGCCTATCGCTTCGTCATCCTGTTCAACCTGATTGTCACCGGGCTGAAAAAGCTGATCTATCCCAATGCCGTCTATTCGGTGCGCTACGGCAACCAGACCGTCGATGCCGATACGCAGCGTGCGGTCTTCCTGTTTTTTGCCGCCTACATCTTCATCTGGGTAATCGGCAGCATGGGCATGTCGCTGGCCGGCTATGACTTTGCCACATCGACCTCGGCGGTGATCACCGCATTGTCCAATGTCGGCCCCGGCATCGGCCCGCTGATCGGACCGGTCGGCAACTTCGCGATGATGAACGACCCGGAACTCTACATCCTGTCGCTCGCCATGCTGCTCGGCCGTCTGGAGGTGCTGACGGTGCTCGTGCTGCTCGTGCCGATCTTCTGGCGTTCCTGA
- the ilvA gene encoding threonine ammonia-lyase — MTPQEVETALEAMRGLFPETPLQLNDHLSARYGANIYLKREDLTPVRSYKIRGAFNFLRKIVGDSPANTTFVCASAGNHAQGFAFVCRHFGVQGVVFMPVTTPQQKIDKTRTFGGEFITIRLFGDIFDQCYAAAREHVEAIGGYMVPPFDHADIIEGQATVAAEVIQQLPEGVTPDLVVMPVGGGGLSSGMTGYLAGRVAQDSMVFCEPAGAPSLRRSLEAGAVVTLPKVDNFVDGAAVARIGDQNFAALRHFAAEQVVIVPENAICVTMTEMLNVEGVVLEPAGALSIAALDLLPPERLAGKTVVAVVSGGNFDFDRLPDVKERAMRHAGLKKYFILRLPQRPGALRDFLNLLGPEDDIARFEYLKKSARNFGSILIGIETGKRENFAELFARFDQAGLGFEDITENEILANLII; from the coding sequence GTGACGCCACAGGAAGTCGAGACCGCGCTGGAAGCCATGCGTGGCCTTTTCCCCGAAACACCCCTGCAGCTCAATGATCATTTGAGTGCCCGCTATGGGGCCAATATCTATCTCAAGCGCGAAGACCTGACGCCGGTCCGCTCCTACAAGATCCGCGGTGCGTTCAATTTCCTCCGCAAGATCGTCGGCGACAGCCCGGCCAACACCACCTTCGTCTGCGCTTCGGCCGGCAATCATGCGCAGGGATTCGCCTTTGTCTGCCGCCATTTCGGCGTGCAGGGTGTGGTTTTCATGCCGGTGACGACGCCGCAGCAGAAGATCGACAAGACCCGCACCTTCGGCGGCGAATTCATCACCATCCGGCTGTTCGGCGACATTTTCGACCAGTGCTATGCGGCCGCCCGCGAGCATGTCGAGGCGATCGGCGGCTACATGGTGCCGCCTTTCGACCACGCCGACATCATCGAGGGACAGGCGACGGTTGCGGCCGAGGTGATCCAGCAATTGCCGGAAGGCGTGACGCCGGATCTGGTTGTCATGCCGGTGGGCGGCGGCGGGCTTTCGTCCGGCATGACCGGCTATCTGGCAGGCCGCGTCGCTCAAGACAGCATGGTCTTTTGCGAACCGGCCGGCGCGCCCAGCCTGCGCCGCAGCCTTGAGGCCGGAGCCGTGGTGACCTTGCCCAAGGTCGACAATTTCGTCGATGGCGCGGCGGTCGCGCGCATCGGTGACCAGAATTTCGCAGCCCTCAGGCATTTTGCCGCCGAGCAGGTGGTGATCGTCCCGGAAAACGCCATCTGCGTCACCATGACCGAAATGCTCAATGTTGAAGGCGTCGTGCTCGAACCGGCCGGCGCGCTGTCGATTGCAGCGCTTGACCTCCTGCCGCCGGAACGACTTGCCGGCAAGACCGTTGTCGCCGTCGTCTCGGGCGGAAATTTCGACTTCGATCGCCTGCCGGACGTCAAGGAACGCGCCATGCGCCATGCCGGGCTGAAGAAATACTTCATCCTGCGCCTGCCGCAGCGGCCCGGCGCCCTGCGCGATTTCCTCAATCTTCTCGGCCCCGAGGACGATATCGCCCGCTTCGAATATCTGAAGAAGTCGGCCCGCAATTTCGGCTCGATCCTGATCGGCATCGAAACCGGCAAGCGCGAGAATTTCGCCGAACTCTTTGCCCGCTTCGATCAGGCCGGTCTCGGCTTCGAGGATATTACCGAAAACGAGATCCTGGCCAACCTGATCATCTGA
- a CDS encoding alpha/beta hydrolase, translated as MRLFMGFLAGILVIVAILFIVYRMPPRLDLEREAAHAAGHGPNDTSLDKLGLDDIDAYLSASEFRFSGLRKGLGRQVIWADPQLRAKTAVSVIYIHGFSASSGELRPLPDLVARALGANLYYARLAGHGLDDADALGQATLIDWTADMAEALAIGRVLGDKVVVISTSTGSSLVTWALARPALARDIAATVFISPNYGLHAFGSFLLTGPFAGPLAHLLIGARRGFQPISEMNAFNWTTDYPVEALIPMAQAVRLAQHTRVEAITVPALFVYSPMDKVVSAQATDAVAARWGGAHATFDPGPNGDANSHVIAGDTYSPQTTQPVADHILAWLTALPGLR; from the coding sequence ATGAGACTGTTCATGGGTTTTCTGGCTGGCATCCTTGTCATCGTCGCCATCCTTTTCATCGTCTATCGGATGCCGCCGCGGCTCGATCTCGAACGCGAGGCAGCGCATGCCGCAGGCCATGGCCCGAATGATACCAGTCTTGATAAACTGGGCCTCGATGATATCGACGCCTATCTGAGCGCGAGCGAATTCCGTTTTTCCGGGCTGCGCAAGGGCCTCGGCAGGCAGGTGATCTGGGCCGACCCTCAGCTCAGGGCGAAGACCGCGGTTTCAGTGATCTACATCCACGGCTTTTCCGCCTCTTCGGGCGAGCTCCGCCCTCTGCCGGATCTCGTCGCCCGGGCGCTCGGCGCCAATCTCTACTACGCACGCCTTGCCGGCCACGGGCTCGACGACGCCGACGCCCTGGGGCAGGCGACCCTGATCGACTGGACCGCCGACATGGCCGAGGCCCTGGCGATCGGCCGCGTGTTGGGCGACAAGGTGGTGGTGATCTCGACTTCGACCGGCAGTTCGCTGGTGACCTGGGCTCTAGCTCGCCCTGCCCTTGCTCGCGACATCGCGGCCACGGTGTTCATCTCGCCCAATTACGGCCTGCATGCCTTCGGCAGCTTCCTGCTCACAGGGCCATTTGCCGGTCCGCTTGCGCATCTGCTGATCGGCGCACGGCGCGGTTTTCAGCCGATCAGCGAGATGAACGCCTTTAACTGGACGACCGACTATCCGGTCGAGGCGCTGATCCCGATGGCGCAGGCGGTGCGGCTGGCACAGCATACCAGGGTGGAGGCAATCACGGTGCCGGCGCTGTTCGTCTATTCGCCAATGGACAAGGTGGTCAGCGCCCAAGCGACGGATGCCGTTGCCGCGCGCTGGGGCGGCGCGCATGCCACGTTCGATCCGGGCCCCAACGGCGACGCAAACAGCCATGTGATCGCCGGCGATACCTATTCGCCGCAAACCACACAGCCGGTCGCCGACCACATCCTCGCCTGGCTGACAGCCCTGCCGGGTCTCAGATGA
- a CDS encoding HlyU family transcriptional regulator has translation MTSIIARILSIFTGGSTSDTAKAPVAEPQVYKDCLIHAEPIREGGQYRLAGRIVKEVSGRTLERTFIRADIFSSLDDALECTFRKAQQIVDQNGPSLFSDGAEKRSA, from the coding sequence ATGACATCGATTATCGCGCGCATCCTTTCGATCTTCACCGGCGGCTCCACATCCGACACGGCCAAGGCACCCGTTGCCGAACCGCAGGTCTACAAGGACTGCCTCATCCACGCCGAGCCGATCCGCGAGGGTGGCCAGTATCGTCTGGCCGGCCGCATCGTGAAGGAGGTCTCGGGTCGCACGCTCGAGCGCACGTTCATTCGCGCCGACATTTTCTCCTCCCTCGATGATGCGCTCGAATGCACCTTCCGCAAGGCGCAGCAGATCGTCGACCAGAACGGCCCGTCGCTTTTCTCCGACGGCGCGGAAAAGCGTAGCGCCTGA